Part of the Trichoderma asperellum chromosome 1, complete sequence genome is shown below.
ATACAGAACGTTTGCTGGCTTTCGGAGTATAAAACGATATGATATTTCAAAACCCCTCTATAACTATCTCCCAGCTCCTAGCTTTGGAAGATTTGTGTGTCATAAAATCTCACAATATTCAGCGCATCTCATCTTTACTTGATGATCAAGTCAATTTCCAGCGAAattaagaaagaagaaacactATTTCTTCGCTCAGCGCGACAATTCCATTTAGTattcgctgctgctcgcaaATCCAACCGCGTCCATGCAAAACGCGGTGCTTCATCCCGGAGCTCTAGCTTCGCCGTCTTCCGAAGCTGAATTCTGCCTGGCCCCACCACTCACCGCCCTCGCCTGCCTATATATTTCTCGCCTGCCCGCCGAAAAGCgaagcttttttcttttcttttcttctttagctctctttgccttttggcTTAGATCAAGTGTAGTATCTGTTCTTTTCAGTTTAATCTCTGAAAGGTCTCTAAGGAGACCAATCGTGATTATTCTTATTTTTGATCTTGGGGCGGTTTCCTCTGTGCTTGCGCATGATTCTGCCCACAGTGTCCCTGGTATTACACTGCCTCCAGGCGACGCGAACATTCTTTTCACTGCTTTGTCGGGGCTTGCCCTGGCGGTGGGGAAGAGATTCCCATTGGTGACGTAGTTGTAGCAGTGATTCATGTTCTTAATTTCTCACTGTTTTTGGCTGAGCTCGAGCTTTGTTGTCCGCGACAAGAtttttgtttgcttgttgTGATGAAGCTGCAATGGAGGTCAACCGTGTTTCTCAAGGCAAATGCTAACGTCTATTAGATACAGCACAAAATCTATATACTGCGCTAGAAAGACATAACATACAGGCATACATATCCTTTCACAATCAATACGTAGAAGGCGAGATGCTCAACCGACCTCCGTCTGCCAGCAGCACGCTCCCGTCCACGTATCCTCCCGCCTTGCTTGTCAGAAACAGCATTGCTCCCGCAAACTCCTCTTCTGTGCCAAACCGTGCCAGCGGCACAAAAGACCCGGGGAAACTCCCTTCTGCTCGAACTTCCACGGGCGAAGCTTTGATATCGCGCTCCGTCATCTCGCTTGGATACAGCCCTGGCACGATGGAGTTGACTCTGATCTTGTGCGGCGCCAGCAGGGTCGCGAGCTGCTTGGCCAActgcactgctgctgccttgctgGTGCCGTAGGCAAATCCCGCCTTGGGTAGGCGTGCATAGGATGCTACAGATCCCGTAATGATCACTTGGGACTTTTGCGGAACGATTGCCCTCTTGTTTCCCTCGTCAAGGAGACCCAGAAACGCAAGGACGGTGTAGTAGGCCGCGGTGACGTTGACGCGAAAAGACTGCGTGAATTCTTCCATGTCGTGCGCCCAAAGCGTCTCCTGGATGTCCTTGAGACTGAGATTGTTGATATTGCTTATGAGGCTCGAGTTGTCAGCCGTGATGGCTCCGCTGTTGGCAAAGACGACATCGCAGAAGCCCAGCTCTTTGTGAACTCGGTCAGCAGCCGTTTTCAGAGAGTCTTTGGAGGTGACGTCGCAGACGACAGGTCGGATAACATCTGGGCTGGGACTCGTATCTCTCGTTGCCGCCAGGGCATCTTCTCGTCGTCCAAGAACGTAGACAGCCTTGGCTCCGTTGGCGGCGAGAGCATGGGCTGTGACTCTGCCTAAACCAGAGCCTCCACCGGTGATGACGGCAACGAGGCCATCGACTCGGAAGAGAGAATCGGCGCTGTAGGAGCTCGAACTCATGATTTCAATATTCAATCGGGAGAATTTACTATGTTGAAGCCACTAGGTCCTACGACGATGCATGTATCTACGCAGCGGACAAGATTACTCATAGAACACAACAGGAGCAACAGGAGAGGAGCAATGTCATAATAGTATTACCCTCAAGATGACAACATGTCAAACTAAACACGCGTTCCCCATAGATATACTACAAGTAGCCCATTTTATGGGcgatctttcttttttttttcctagaTGCCGCTGACAGCCAGTTTATTCAGCAACGGCTAAAACTCGAAGCGCGCTGAGTTGGAACTTTTAGGGGAAAGTTTCAGAGGTGATAAGGCATCACAGCGGACGCCCGCAGCGGGCACAGGCGCTGGATAGTTCGCTGAGGAGCCTAAAGGGTGCAGTATCGGCTGAAGCTGAGTCACCATTTGATGGCACCTCACCGATATCGTGCAGCGACAACGTAGCACAGCAACACGAACTGTTGTCCTCGTCTGTTGGATCCGACCTGGAATTCAGATTCTTGTTGATGTCTTACTTTTTATCTCTGCATTTCAACCGTATCTGGGACCacatcttcatcacctcATGAGGCTCCATTCCACCGCATTCCAATCGTGCCTCGGCCAGCATGTCTTGCATGAACAGCTCGCCAAAAACTCGCCACAAATCGATGGCGTGTCGACACAGCAGCCCCCTGTCGAATGTGATGGCCTGCATC
Proteins encoded:
- a CDS encoding uncharacterized protein (EggNog:ENOG41), which translates into the protein MSSSSYSADSLFRVDGLVAVITGGGSGLGRVTAHALAANGAKAVYVLGRREDALAATRDTSPSPDVIRPVVCDVTSKDSLKTAADRVHKELGFCDVVFANSGAITADNSSLISNINNLSLKDIQETLWAHDMEEFTQSFRVNVTAAYYTVLAFLGLLDEGNKRAIVPQKSQVIITGSVASYARLPKAGFAYGTSKAAAVQLAKQLATLLAPHKIRVNSIVPGLYPSEMTERDIKASPVEVRAEGSFPGSFVPLARFGTEEEFAGAMLFLTSKAGGYVDGSVLLADGGRLSISPSTY